The genomic region CAAATCATGTTTTATGGTAGTTTCCTCCACCTCCGGCATTGCTGCTGGGAAAGGATAGAACTCCATTCTAGCTGTAGCGAAATCAATCTTTCTGCCGTCTTTTAAAGTGATAGTAGCAGTGCCAAATTTTTCGTATTCTTTGATCTCTCCACCTAAATACTTTACTATCTTATGGGCAAAAGAAATCGCATCTTGCTCTACCACAATATCAATATCAAGATTGGGTACACCAAGTAATAAATCTCTGACAAAGCCACCAACGGCATATGCTTTGTAACCTTCTTTTTGTGCCTTTTGACCAATCAACCATAACAAACCCTGTAGTTTTTTGGGCAATCGGGTGTTAATTACTTCCATCAAATTTTCACTTTCTTGAGCCATGCTATAATCATTGAAAGTATATAAAGGCTTATGCCATCTAGGGGCTTGTTTGCCATGAATGACCTTTAACACGTCGGTTCTGGTGATTATACCGATCATTTTATCGCTTTCATCCACCACTAAAAGCCTGCCGATATCATAGTGGGTTAACTTCTGTCTCACAGTCTTAAGACTTGAGTCTGGGGAAATTGTCACCACGTTAGTGGACATAAACCCTTTTACAGGAGCATGAGTCAACTTATGATGTATAGCCTTATCAACATCTGTCCTGGATATTATGCCCAACAACTTATCATTTTCAACTACCGGCAATCCTGTATGACCATACCTTAGCATAACTCTGCTGGCTTCATTGATGGAAATATCAGGACCAATTGTTTTAACATGATTTGTCATAACATCTTTTGCGGTAAGAGGAGATGGCAGTTTATTAAGTAAAGAGATAAACTCATGCTTTATAGCCGCTAAGTCTTTATCTTTGATTGTAGCTGCAGCGGACTGTGGGTGTCCTCCGCCTCCCATCTCAACAATGGGCTGGGAAATAGGAAGGTTTTCGTTAAAGCTTCTGCCTATTACATGAATTCTATCAATCATTTTTACCAAGGTAAAAACAGCATCTACATCTTCTATTTTACCAAGCTTATGTGTTAACTCTCCTACTCCTCCAATAAACTCGTCTAAAGAGGCAGTACAAACTACTACGTTCCAGCCATTAAAATCATAGTTTTCCATGTTATCCATAAGCGTTTCTAAAAGCGTTTTTTGATTTTCTGTTAAGGGTTTCGATATATACTGGCTGACTAGTGATAGCTTGGCACCATTTTCTAAAAGAAATGCCGCTGCTTTTACATCTCTAGGAGTGGTCTGGGCAAAAGTTAAATTGCCAGTGTCTTCATAGATGCCTAAAAGAAAAGTAGTAGCTTCAAAGGGAGTTAATTCAACATTGTTTTGCTGAATTTCTTCTATTAGTAAAGTAACAGTTGCACCTACCTCTTCAACTTTTCCCTGCGGAACTTTTTCACCTGATAAGGGGTGATGATCAAAAACAATTACTTCAATGGATTCTTCCCTCAAAAGAGCAGATAAAGTGCCTATCCTTTTAGAGGACAATGTATCTACAATAATTAGTTTTTCTACTTGCTTAGGATCTATTTCAGAAGGAGCTTTAAAATCTAATACGTCTTTATGTAATGAAATATATTCTTTTACATTCTTTTTTACCTTTCCTGCTAACACCATTTTTGTCTTAGGATATAGCTTTGTACAGGCTAACATCGAAGCAAAGCCGTCAAAATCAGTGTTTACGTGAGTAGTAACTATATTCACAGGCTACCACCTCCAAATATATGTAGTTTTAACTTAATTAAGTATATCATATCGCCCGACTGCTTAAAAGCGTTTAAAGTTATGGATACTTGCAATGGCTTATGAATTTAAAAAGGGGCTGTCTCATAAGAGGAATATTTCCCCTATAAAGAGACAACCCTTTCTATTAACTACTTATCTTTTCTTGTTTTAGCGGTTGAAGGTACTTTTGACATTTGTCACCCCAACTTCCTACGATGATGCCATTTCTCTTTAGGTTAACTACCTCGCAGTTATTCCCACAATCGTTACAGTTAAAAGATGTAGTTGTAAAATCATCATCTATTGCTTCTACGCCTAGAAACTGTGACTTTACAGGACGGTGGATACATGCTAGGTGTGCAGATCCAAAGGCGCCCATAACATCAAAGTGAGTTGGTATTAGTATTTTTTGCTCCAACTCTTTTTCAAAGGCCGCTACAATACCAGGGTTAGCCGCTACCCCTCCTTGGAACATTATTGGTGATTTGATATCTTTACCCTTACCAACATTGTTTAAGTAATTTCGTGCCAGCGATGTGCATAGACCGGCTAGTATATCAGCAATGTTGTTGCCTAATTGCTGCTTGTGAATCATGTCTGATTCAGCAAAGACAGAACAACGACCAGCTATTCTTAATTCTGTAGTAGATTCTAAAGCAATACGCCCAAAATCCTCTATGCATATTCCCAGTCGCGCCGCCTGTTGATCTAAAAAAGAACCGGTACCAGCTGCACATACACTATTCATGGCAAAGTCTGTAACTATAGAGTCGTTAAGCACGATTATTTTGGAATCCTGCCCTCCTATCTCTATTACCGTCCTTACATCTTTATCATGTTTTAAAGCTCCTACAGCATGGGCTGTAATCTCATTTTTGACAACGTCGGCTCCAATCATTGCTGCCGCAAGCTTCCTTCCACTGCCAGTTGTCCCCACAGATAGCACAGGGTTATCCTTTGTAAATCTGCTAACAGCATCAAACCCTTTTTTTATAGCCTCAATTGGCCTTCCCTGAGTCCTAATATATTCTTTTGATAGGAGGTTCTGATTATCATCTAAAACCACTATGTTAGTAGAAACAGATCCTACATCTATTCCTATAAACACTCCTTTACCCATAGAGCTTCACCCCTTCACTTTGCATTTTTTTCTGACATATCAAATCCACGTAAGCCTCCAGTCTGGTGTCAATACCCGCTTGAGCGGAATGCTCATCCAAGGATAAGGTTAAAACTGGAATCTTTTTGTCTTTTGATACCTTGCTTATTATTCCTTGCGCAAGTATTTCTGGAGTGCAGGTAAATGGATACACTTGAATAACTCCGTCGAATCCTTGGTCCTTTGCTTTAACCGTTTGCGCAACTGTCTCCTGCCCATGCCCACCAACCATTTGGTCTAAGTAAGCCTTAGCTAAGCGAGCCGTTTCTTTTTCTTTTAAAATTGGAATCATATCTTTAAGCACATGTCCATCAAACCATTCACCTAAATATATAGTCCGTTCAACCTCTACACCTAATTTGGCTAACTTTTCTTCTATATATAAATTTGCTGCCGGTTCGCAAACTAAGTATATTTCACCTAAAAATTTTATCCTAGCTTTTGGTTGGATCTTTTGTAGTTTTTCAAGCTTATATTTATAGTGATCATACAACCCTTTGATAAATTCCACATCTTTAATAGGTTCCACTCGCTTTACAAATTGTTCATAGATTTTAAAGCTTTTAATCTCCCCCATCTCTCTAGGGGCCGTTTTTAAAGTTACCTGGTGTAACCTATCTAAATATTTTTGTTTTGTCAGCGCTATATAGACGTAGCTAATAACTTTATGCCAAGGTGTTTTATTTCGCAGCTTGTTGATGGTTGTATAAGCTTGTCTAGGATATCTCGCAGGAGGCTCAATAATATATGAATCGAACTTATACCCCATCTGGGACAAAGCACCTTTCTGTAGGTATCCATAGTAGCCAAAACGACAAGGTCCTACTCCGCCTGCCATTAATATACTATCAGCACCATTATCAAGAGCTTCTATAAAACTCCCTGTTGTTATTTTAAGAGGAAAGCAGGCTAACTCAGGAGAGTTTTTAGTTCCAACTGCTATAGTATTTTCTGTTATCTTTGGGGGCTTAATAACGTCATGTCCCATCCAATGCAATAGGTTACCTATAGACACGTGACTTGTTCCAAATCTTGGAAATGTTATGCCCATAGTTTCTCCCTCCTTAACATAAGAAGATCCATAAAAGCCTCGATTCTAGTAATTAGTCCTGCTTCTGCGCTGTGCTCATCTAAAGTTAAGAACATTATTGGAGTTTGTCTTCTTTTTTTACGATGCTGCTCAATTATCTCAGTTACAAATGAGTGAGGTCCACATCCAAACGAAGTAACAACTATAATTCCTTGAACTTCTCCCTTTTCCATAGAGCTTAAAGCAGCTGCCGCTATCTCTTCACCATAACTCCAAAAAAGAGGCTTGGGAAGTAAATCTTTTCCCATTTTCAACTCTACATCAGTATAGTCCTCCACAGTTTTAACATCTGCATAATTTTTCACCTTTTCCAAAATACCCGAATTTAAGCCTGGGTCGTAAATATTATAACTATGACCTAAAACAGCAACGTTAACTTCTTTATTCATTACTTTTTGTTTTTTGGGCTTTTTATCGTTTAGTTTGTTAATTGTTTTTCTTATTTTTGTAGGTGAGATATCTAATTCTCTACTTAACTCCACACAGAATTTTTTCAATCCATTATTTGTTCTTAAGTCTATCCTAGGTGATATTAGCTTAGGTAGATGCGGCATCAGACTTAAGCAATATTCAGGCAGTCCTAAAAATTTAGGGCATATGTATTTCTTCTTTTCGATAGCCACGACTCTAGGCAAAAAAATAGCATCAACACCAGCATTTGCAAGATAATCTAAATGTCCTAAGCCTGCCTTAACAGGTAGGCAGGCTTCATCGATAGAGAAACTATTTCCTCTTTTTATAAATGCTTTAGTAGTAGGAGGAGAGATCAAAGTTTCAACTCCCAAAATATTAAAAAATTCTTCTACTTTCTCAGAAACGTTATAATATAGCAAGGTTTTTGGAATACCTATCAACTTATTCTTCATAAATAACATCCTCCAGTTAAACTCCGTTAATTTTTAAAATTTCTTCAATAGCTTTTATCGTTACAGGGACACCTTCTGCTATAGAGTCTTTACCACACATCTTGCCTATATCACCAATGCCAATTATATTATCTATACCCAAACTTTCTAAGTTCTCAACTGTATCTCCGTAAATTTTGTTGTCAGAAACCTCTACGCCGTCTTTATCAACACCATGAGATACAAAATCACCTGTTAAGGTAATTGACTTATCAGGGTTGATTGGCTCAACTGCTGGACTGTTTGATGCCACAGCTAATGCCCCAATAATCTCTATATCCTCTTGATTGACAAGGTATTCTGTTACTCTTTCTCCTTTTCCTTGTCCAGCCCGACCTCTATCATCTACCATAACCAGCACCGTCAAACCTTCACTTTCCATCACAAGGTCTTTAATCTCTTTTCCTTCTAGCTCAGTTGGGTTGCCCGCAGAACTAGAAATACATCTTAAGTTTAATTTCTCTGCAGCTTTTTCAACACACGATTTGGCAACTTTGTCGCCGTCTGTTACTATTATCACTTTCTTTTTCACATCTACTTCCTCCCCATAATTTGTGTTAAACAAATTCTATATTCTAATAACTTGATAATACTTATCATAAGAGCTAATTAAAGGGGGACTGACATGACGAATAAAGCATAATAATCATGCCAGTCCACCTTGTATTAAAATAATTATTAAATACATCTTTACTTGCAAGAGCGATATGGATATTATATCCAAGGTAACTGCGTTTATCCCTTTGGGTTAAAAAACAGGGCAAAGAAAAATGCAAAGATAATAGCAGAGGTAATACCGGTACTTGTCAACTCGAACATACCGGTTAATACACCCACTATGCCAGTGCTAGCTGCTTCCGACATAGCTCCTTGGGCTAAAGAGTTTCCAAACGAAGATATAGGTATACTAGCGCCAGCGCCAGCAAACTCAATAAATGCTGGATAAATTCCAAGACCTCCTAAAATTCCTCCTGCTACTACAAATCCTGAAAGTACATGGGCAGGGGTAAACGGAGTTAAGTCTAGTAGCAGCTGGCCAATAACACATATAGCGCCACCTACTAAAAAAGCTATGATGTATTCCATTAGCTTTCCTCCTTATTCTCTATAATAACGCCATGGGCTGTAGATGGCACAGCTTCTCCCTGTTGAAAGGTAGTAGGACTTAATAAAGCTCCTGTAGCAACTACAATTATTTTTTTATACTGTTTTTGTTTTAAGTAGTACCCTAGTGTCATCAGCGCCGAGCATGCACAACCGCTCCCACCTGCATTTACAGAAGGGTCTTCACCATATATCTCAACGCCACAGTCTACATAGTTAGTACCCAAAAAGTACCCAGCTTCATTTAGTAAGTCCTTTAAAATCTTACCTCCAACTTGACCTAAATCGCCTGTTAAAATAAGATCAAAGTCTTCTGGGCTTTTCTGAGTATCATCTAAAATATTCTTTAAAGTATCAGCAGCAGCTGGCGCCATAGCACTTCCCATATCATAAGGATCTTTAATTCCTTTATCTAGCACCTTTCCAACTGTAAAATGTGTTATCTTAGGGCCGGATTTATTTGCCTCTAGCACAGTACTGCCAGCTCCTGTAACTGTATGCTGTGAATATCCAGGAGGCTTTCCTCCATATTCTGTTGGAAATCTAAATTGTCTTTCAGCAGCTGCATAATGGCTTGAGGTAGCTGTTACTACTCTTTTTCCACACCCAGCCTCTAAAAGTGTGGATCCGACAATCAACCCTTCTACAAAGGTGGAGCAAGCACCGTATAAACCTAAAAAAGGAATGGAAAGATCGGATGCTGTAAAACTTGAGGTGATAATCTGATTTAATAAGTCTCCAGCTAAAAATATATCAACATCATCTGTTTTTAATTTATTATTTTTTAAAGCTTTTTCTACAGCTTCTGTCATTAACTTTTTTTCTGCTTTTTCAAAGCTTTTCTCACCACAGGTCATTTCTGAGTATGTAATATCAAAGTATTGACCATAAGGACCTTTTTTTTCTTTGGGCCCAGAAACAGTGGCAGACGAGACTATATTAATTTCAGTATCTAATTGATAGGTCCAGTTCCCAACTTTTTTTGCCATGAAATCCCTCCTATAAAATAGCTGATATTACACCAATGATAAACGCCGTAACCACTCCAAAAACTATAACAGAACCAGCTAGTGAAAACATTTTGCCCCCAACCCCCAACACAAAGCCCTCTTTTTTAAACTCCAAAGCAGCACTAACCATAGAGTTAGCAAAGCCCGTTACAGGAACTGCAGTTCCTGCTCCAGCAAACTTTGCTATCCGGTCAAACACCCCCAAAGCTGTCAATAATCCACCTAAAAAAATTATTGTTGCTACAGTAGGGTTAGCTGCATCAGTTTGGGAAAACCCAAAAACATTTATAAAAAAATTTTGTATAGCTTGCCCGATAGCACATATTAATCCACCCACCCAAAAAGCATTGAGACAGTTTTTAAAAAGAGGGGTTTTAGGATGATGCGTTTTAACGTATTGACTATAGGTTTGCTTTTGTTGTTGATTGCTTTGCTTTTTGTTTGACATATAATCTAACTCCTCCTAAACTTTGCTAATAATATTTTCGGCATAAAACAGCCTATATATTCATTTAAAAAAGCTTAGCACCAGGCACCCTTAGGTTAGCGCTAAGCTATCTTAACTTTATTTATCTGTCCATTACTGGGAAGGCGACTTTTACATTTGCTTTATATTCAACAAGCTTTCCTTCCTCTACTCTTGCAGTTAGATTCAGCACTTCAACGCCTGAAATCCCATCAACACTTTTTGCTGATTTTGCCACTGCATTTTGAATAGCGTCTTCCCAGCTTTTCGGTGATTCTCCTACTAACTCAATAACCTTCGTTACTGTATCAATCATTTTTTAACCTCCTATAATTTATTGAATTTGAGGTAGTAACCAGTAAAGAAGCGAACCTAAAGTTTTGCCTAAGATAAGAGCAACTAGCAAAATCCTTACATAGTTTATCAACCCTAACCTAAGTGCTATTATCGGCAAAACATTTAATACTTCTGTCAAAGCAGCTGTCAGCATCCCTACAAAAATTCCCATTAACGCTCCTAAAAAGATAGCGGAAAAACCTGGCAACCACATTTCTATATCTAATACAGTCACCAAGGTCCCTAATACCGCCCCAAAGGTGATGGCAGTTTCTAGGATTATCTTTTGTCTTATCCTAAGAAGTTGCGCGACCCTAGGAATAACATCTAAAACAGCTAAAAACGCTGCTAAGGAGGTCCCTACAATGACACCACTGGCTATTCCTATAAAGCCGAAGGTAAAATAGTAGCCTACGCTGCTAATCATCTTTTTTTGTGCTTGCTTCTTTGGTTAAATATTTATTTACATTTTGGTTATATAAAAACATCTCTACCTCTAATGGACTAGGCTCCTGCCTTTTTTTAAGTTTCCCAATATGGTTAAAAAATATAACCATACCTACGCCAATGCCCAAGGAGTATGGCACCTGCAGCATCAGAGGATGGGGCTCATTTTCACCTGTTAACAAGTGAAATATTTGTCTGTGCACAAGTGGCATGCTTACATCTGCGTGAAAGCTCATTATAGCAAGTCCTGAGCCTATAAATATAATTAACCAAGCAACAACTAAGGCAAATATGTGTCTTCCCATTAATCCCTTAATCTTATGGCTTACGACCTCCACTATTATTCCATCTTTGCCTAGCAAGTCAAAGTGTAGATTGGGGAATTCTTTAATAAGCTGCTGAATAATGTCTAAGGCGGAGATTATTTTAATACCTGTTTTTTCTGTATTTACCTCTATAGGAAACTTGAGAAGTTTTTCCTTTTTTTCCGTTTCCGCCATAACTACATCTGCTATATCTTCTAGATAAACTGTTTGGTTTTTGACAACAGTTATCCTTTCCTTATAATGAATATAAACTAACATCTATCAATCACCCACTCTTTATAAAGGTTAACCCTTATTACTCCATTTGGCAGCTCTTCCTCCGAAGGGCTAGTCCTAAAAAGGTAGAATATAAAACTAAGTGTCAAAATCAAAAAAATAGAAATTACTAACCATTGCCATCGAGATAATAGCAATTTTTTTCACCTCCCAATTATTTTTAGTATTCCATAAAAACAAAAAAGGTATAACATAGGCGTAAAATCGCCATGTTATACCTTTTTATTGTGCAAAGTCTTTAAGCTTTTGAATTATTTTCTTTTCTAAACGTGAAACTTGGACCTGTGTCATATCTAAGATTTGAGCAATTTGGCTTTGTGATTTTTCCTTAAAATACCTTAAAATTATAACCTTGCGCTCTATTTCATTTAAGCCAGTTAATATTTCCTTTAAAAATATCTTATTATCAAGCTTTTTAGAGAAATAACTATCCTTAAGCTGATCTTTGAGATAAAAATCATCTTCTTCTCCTACCGGTTGTTCCAATGATTGAATTGGCTGAAGGGCGTCTAAAGCAACAACAACATCTTCCACCGTCATATCTAAATGGCTAGCAATTTCACTTATCTGTGGTGTTCTATTTAGCTTTTGAGTTAGTTCTTCCTGTGCTTCCTTAACTAATTTTGATTGTCCCATTTGTTTTCTGCTAATTTTAATGGGGTTATTGTCTCTGAAGTACATCTTTATTTCACCAATTATTTTTGGAAAAGCATATGTGGAGAAACTAACATTTTGTTTATGATCAAAAGAGTCTATGGCTTTCAGTAATCCTATACACCCTATTTGAAAAAGGTCCTCACTGTCATAAACACCTCTGTACCGTTCAACTACTTTGCCGACAAGCCTCAGGTTATGGTTTAACAACGTCTCTCTTGCTTGCTCATCTCCATTGTGATATCGTTCAAAAAGGTCTAAAACCTCTTGTTTAGAGAGTAATGGATACTGGTTAGCTCTTTGGAAATTAGATTGCATATCTATATCCCCTTAGTTTTGATTTGGTGAGGGAACAATCTTTTTACGCATAGTGATTTGTGTGCCTGATCCGGATTTAGAAAGTATTTCAACCTCATCCATAAAGTTTTCTATTATTGTAAATCCCATCCCCGATCTTTCTAATTCTGGCTTAGATGTATACAGAGGTTCCCGTGCTTGCTCTATATCATCAATTCCTCTCCCAGCATCCTTTACTTTTATCTCCACCACATCACCTTCTATTTTAGCAGACAGAAATAACTCACCCATCTCGCTTTCATAACCATGTATAATCGCATTAGTAACTGCCTCTGAAACAGCTGTCTTAATATCATTTATCTCTTCCACAGTTGGATCTAATTGTGAGGCAAAGCTTGCTATAGTAACTCTAGCAAAAGATTCATTTTTAGATAAGCTAGGTATTTTTAACTCCATATAATTTTCCAACTAATACTCCTCCTTTACTGCCTTTATAGCTATTTTTAAATCAGGATAACACTTTATTATTTTGTCCACTCCTGAAAGGTTAATTACTTTTTTTATATTTGGTCTCAATCCGCACAGTATCATCTTGCTTTTTTTAGCCCTAAGCTCTTTGTACCTTCCAAGTATTATACCTAATCCTGAACTATCCATAAAAGTTAGCTTACTGCATTCGAGTATCAAGTTTCCTGCTAAATCTTTTTCAATTTCTTTTTTAAGTTCCTTCTTTACATGTTCTCCACTATGGTGGTCTAGTTCCCCTCTTAGCTCTGCAATCACACAATTATTCTTGTAGCTAAATGTAACCTCCAAATTTCTCCCCCCTGTGCTTACTTTTGTTTAAGATACATTTCGCCATAAACTATTTTTTTCCTGCTATTTATAAAAAAAGACTTGCATCAAAGCCGCAAGTCTTTTGCTACTTTTTCTTCTTAGCCTACCTAACCGTCCTTAAAAGCTCTTTTAATGACCGACCAAACAACTGAAAAGTACCTGCCTGGGTTATCTCTTCCTCAACTATTAAGTCAAACTTTTCGATAACCGTCCCATCTCTTTTAACCTCTAACACACCCACTGTTTCTCCATTTGAAATTGGCGCATTTAGACGTTTAGGTAAATCTATATTGGTGCTTATTTCTCCTTCTTGTTTTTTATCTAATAATAGAGAAATATTATCCTTTGCTTTTACATCAACTGTACTTTTACTACCCTTCTCAACTTCTATAGTCTTTATACTTTCTCCTTGAGTATGCAGTGTTTGGGTCTTATAGTTTCCAAAGCCATAGTTTAACAGCTGACTAGTTTCTTTAAGCCGTTGGTCAGGAGAAGGTGATTTTAAAATAACAGCTAAAAATCTAGTATCATCTCTTAAGGCCGTTGCCGAAATGCAATGCCCCGCCTTTGTTGTCCACCCTGTCTTAAGACCATCTGCACCAGGGTAGTTTATTAAAAATTTAAGATTAGTATTTGATAGATATACATCACCTAAAAACTCCGTATCCCATTCTACTGTCGCCCACTTATGAACCATAGGGTATTTAAGTAGTTCTCTTGACACTAACGCTACATCGTAAGCAGTACTAAGGTTTTCCTCCTCATCTATCGGAAGCCCCGAAGGATTTAAAAAGTTCGTGTTTTTCATC from Proteinivorax hydrogeniformans harbors:
- a CDS encoding CBS domain-containing protein, with the protein product MNIVTTHVNTDFDGFASMLACTKLYPKTKMVLAGKVKKNVKEYISLHKDVLDFKAPSEIDPKQVEKLIIVDTLSSKRIGTLSALLREESIEVIVFDHHPLSGEKVPQGKVEEVGATVTLLIEEIQQNNVELTPFEATTFLLGIYEDTGNLTFAQTTPRDVKAAAFLLENGAKLSLVSQYISKPLTENQKTLLETLMDNMENYDFNGWNVVVCTASLDEFIGGVGELTHKLGKIEDVDAVFTLVKMIDRIHVIGRSFNENLPISQPIVEMGGGGHPQSAAATIKDKDLAAIKHEFISLLNKLPSPLTAKDVMTNHVKTIGPDISINEASRVMLRYGHTGLPVVENDKLLGIISRTDVDKAIHHKLTHAPVKGFMSTNVVTISPDSSLKTVRQKLTHYDIGRLLVVDESDKMIGIITRTDVLKVIHGKQAPRWHKPLYTFNDYSMAQESENLMEVINTRLPKKLQGLLWLIGQKAQKEGYKAYAVGGFVRDLLLGVPNLDIDIVVEQDAISFAHKIVKYLGGEIKEYEKFGTATITLKDGRKIDFATARMEFYPFPAAMPEVEETTIKHDLYRRDFTINTLAFRLNSDRFGEFLDFFEGRKDLEQGNIKVLYNLSFVEDPTRIFRALRFESRYSFQMDEGTMSFLHNALENNVLQKLSGTRIMEQLQAIVSEPNPSVIFTRALELGIIDNIFGQCTKPQQLKKDLRKTVDSVQILQEKSIIEQKDVLLVYLLVLINSYPKKAFEIVLNDFNLEKGSRLIISNFFNGGLDRIERLKSSKHLDPSEIYDALNSLSIHCLCAMMALADSDLLKNRIFLYLEELQKVDVETTGNDLKKMGIEPGPIYSKIISRLRQQKLNGQIHTKDDELNYIKGLDLIERGR
- a CDS encoding acyl-CoA dehydratase activase, which encodes MGKGVFIGIDVGSVSTNIVVLDDNQNLLSKEYIRTQGRPIEAIKKGFDAVSRFTKDNPVLSVGTTGSGRKLAAAMIGADVVKNEITAHAVGALKHDKDVRTVIEIGGQDSKIIVLNDSIVTDFAMNSVCAAGTGSFLDQQAARLGICIEDFGRIALESTTELRIAGRCSVFAESDMIHKQQLGNNIADILAGLCTSLARNYLNNVGKGKDIKSPIMFQGGVAANPGIVAAFEKELEQKILIPTHFDVMGAFGSAHLACIHRPVKSQFLGVEAIDDDFTTTSFNCNDCGNNCEVVNLKRNGIIVGSWGDKCQKYLQPLKQEKISS
- a CDS encoding CoA protein activase: MGITFPRFGTSHVSIGNLLHWMGHDVIKPPKITENTIAVGTKNSPELACFPLKITTGSFIEALDNGADSILMAGGVGPCRFGYYGYLQKGALSQMGYKFDSYIIEPPARYPRQAYTTINKLRNKTPWHKVISYVYIALTKQKYLDRLHQVTLKTAPREMGEIKSFKIYEQFVKRVEPIKDVEFIKGLYDHYKYKLEKLQKIQPKARIKFLGEIYLVCEPAANLYIEEKLAKLGVEVERTIYLGEWFDGHVLKDMIPILKEKETARLAKAYLDQMVGGHGQETVAQTVKAKDQGFDGVIQVYPFTCTPEILAQGIISKVSKDKKIPVLTLSLDEHSAQAGIDTRLEAYVDLICQKKMQSEGVKLYG
- a CDS encoding acyl-CoA dehydratase activase-related protein, which produces MKNKLIGIPKTLLYYNVSEKVEEFFNILGVETLISPPTTKAFIKRGNSFSIDEACLPVKAGLGHLDYLANAGVDAIFLPRVVAIEKKKYICPKFLGLPEYCLSLMPHLPKLISPRIDLRTNNGLKKFCVELSRELDISPTKIRKTINKLNDKKPKKQKVMNKEVNVAVLGHSYNIYDPGLNSGILEKVKNYADVKTVEDYTDVELKMGKDLLPKPLFWSYGEEIAAAALSSMEKGEVQGIIVVTSFGCGPHSFVTEIIEQHRKKRRQTPIMFLTLDEHSAEAGLITRIEAFMDLLMLRREKLWA
- a CDS encoding stage V sporulation protein AE, giving the protein MKKKVIIVTDGDKVAKSCVEKAAEKLNLRCISSSAGNPTELEGKEIKDLVMESEGLTVLVMVDDRGRAGQGKGERVTEYLVNQEDIEIIGALAVASNSPAVEPINPDKSITLTGDFVSHGVDKDGVEVSDNKIYGDTVENLESLGIDNIIGIGDIGKMCGKDSIAEGVPVTIKAIEEILKINGV
- the spoVAE gene encoding stage V sporulation protein AE, with amino-acid sequence MEYIIAFLVGGAICVIGQLLLDLTPFTPAHVLSGFVVAGGILGGLGIYPAFIEFAGAGASIPISSFGNSLAQGAMSEAASTGIVGVLTGMFELTSTGITSAIIFAFFFALFFNPKG
- the spoVAD gene encoding stage V sporulation protein AD translates to MAKKVGNWTYQLDTEINIVSSATVSGPKEKKGPYGQYFDITYSEMTCGEKSFEKAEKKLMTEAVEKALKNNKLKTDDVDIFLAGDLLNQIITSSFTASDLSIPFLGLYGACSTFVEGLIVGSTLLEAGCGKRVVTATSSHYAAAERQFRFPTEYGGKPPGYSQHTVTGAGSTVLEANKSGPKITHFTVGKVLDKGIKDPYDMGSAMAPAAADTLKNILDDTQKSPEDFDLILTGDLGQVGGKILKDLLNEAGYFLGTNYVDCGVEIYGEDPSVNAGGSGCACSALMTLGYYLKQKQYKKIIVVATGALLSPTTFQQGEAVPSTAHGVIIENKEES
- the spoVAC gene encoding stage V sporulation protein AC; this translates as MSNKKQSNQQQKQTYSQYVKTHHPKTPLFKNCLNAFWVGGLICAIGQAIQNFFINVFGFSQTDAANPTVATIIFLGGLLTALGVFDRIAKFAGAGTAVPVTGFANSMVSAALEFKKEGFVLGVGGKMFSLAGSVIVFGVVTAFIIGVISAIL
- a CDS encoding dodecin family protein, with amino-acid sequence MIDTVTKVIELVGESPKSWEDAIQNAVAKSAKSVDGISGVEVLNLTARVEEGKLVEYKANVKVAFPVMDR
- a CDS encoding stage V sporulation protein AB; this translates as MISSVGYYFTFGFIGIASGVIVGTSLAAFLAVLDVIPRVAQLLRIRQKIILETAITFGAVLGTLVTVLDIEMWLPGFSAIFLGALMGIFVGMLTAALTEVLNVLPIIALRLGLINYVRILLVALILGKTLGSLLYWLLPQIQ
- a CDS encoding stage V sporulation protein AA translates to MLVYIHYKERITVVKNQTVYLEDIADVVMAETEKKEKLLKFPIEVNTEKTGIKIISALDIIQQLIKEFPNLHFDLLGKDGIIVEVVSHKIKGLMGRHIFALVVAWLIIFIGSGLAIMSFHADVSMPLVHRQIFHLLTGENEPHPLMLQVPYSLGIGVGMVIFFNHIGKLKKRQEPSPLEVEMFLYNQNVNKYLTKEASTKKDD
- a CDS encoding sigma-70 family RNA polymerase sigma factor; amino-acid sequence: MQSNFQRANQYPLLSKQEVLDLFERYHNGDEQARETLLNHNLRLVGKVVERYRGVYDSEDLFQIGCIGLLKAIDSFDHKQNVSFSTYAFPKIIGEIKMYFRDNNPIKISRKQMGQSKLVKEAQEELTQKLNRTPQISEIASHLDMTVEDVVVALDALQPIQSLEQPVGEEDDFYLKDQLKDSYFSKKLDNKIFLKEILTGLNEIERKVIILRYFKEKSQSQIAQILDMTQVQVSRLEKKIIQKLKDFAQ
- the spoIIAB gene encoding anti-sigma F factor, encoding MELKIPSLSKNESFARVTIASFASQLDPTVEEINDIKTAVSEAVTNAIIHGYESEMGELFLSAKIEGDVVEIKVKDAGRGIDDIEQAREPLYTSKPELERSGMGFTIIENFMDEVEILSKSGSGTQITMRKKIVPSPNQN